A stretch of Dehalococcoidia bacterium DNA encodes these proteins:
- a CDS encoding ABC transporter permease — protein MPQYLARRLVMFIPVLLGVSLLIFALMRVLPGDVALMILAGSSGEGSVTQEQLRTLRHKLGTDRPVYEQYARWIWGLATLDAGRSLKTDQPVLDEIRRRFPITLELAVLTAVIATIVSLPLGVISAIRQDTWLDYVMRIISIAGLAAPTFWIGTLMILAMVRFFNWIPPLGFASLIDDPATNIQQVIWPALALGYHFVAVVSRMTRSQMLEVMRQDYIRTAWSKGLRERFVIYRHALKNALIPVITLMGLQFAFLLGGTVIMETIFVIPGLGRTLVESITFRDYPMVQAIVMLFAVVILVSNLFVDLVYAWLDPRISFQG, from the coding sequence GTGCCGCAGTACCTGGCGCGCCGGCTGGTGATGTTCATCCCCGTCCTGCTGGGGGTATCCCTGCTCATCTTCGCGTTGATGCGCGTCCTCCCCGGCGACGTGGCCCTGATGATCCTGGCCGGCAGCTCCGGCGAAGGCTCCGTCACGCAGGAGCAACTGCGGACGCTCCGGCACAAGCTGGGCACCGACCGTCCCGTTTACGAGCAGTACGCGCGCTGGATATGGGGCCTCGCCACGCTGGACGCGGGACGCTCTCTCAAGACAGATCAGCCGGTGCTGGACGAGATCCGGCGCCGCTTTCCCATCACCCTTGAGCTGGCGGTCCTGACGGCTGTCATCGCCACCATCGTCTCCCTCCCTCTGGGCGTCATCTCCGCCATACGACAGGACACGTGGCTGGACTATGTCATGCGGATCATCAGCATCGCAGGGCTGGCGGCGCCCACCTTCTGGATTGGCACCCTGATGATCCTGGCCATGGTGCGCTTCTTCAACTGGATACCGCCCCTTGGCTTCGCCAGTCTGATTGATGACCCCGCGACCAATATCCAGCAGGTCATCTGGCCCGCCCTGGCCCTGGGCTACCATTTCGTGGCCGTGGTCAGCCGCATGACGCGGTCGCAGATGCTGGAGGTGATGCGGCAGGACTACATTCGCACCGCCTGGTCCAAGGGGCTGCGCGAGCGGTTTGTCATCTACCGGCACGCGCTGAAGAACGCCCTCATTCCCGTCATCACCCTGATGGGCCTTCAGTTCGCCTTCCTTCTCGGCGGCACTGTCATCATGGAGACGATCTTCGTCATCCCTGGACTGGGCCGCACGCTGGTGGAGTCCATCACCTTCCGCGATTATCCCATGGTCCAGGCCATTGTCATGCTGTTCGCGGTCGTCATCCTCGTCTCGAACCTGTTCGTGGACCTCGTCTACGCGTGGCTGGACCCGCGTATCAGCTTTCAGGGCTAG
- a CDS encoding CoA-binding protein: MIPDLTHKLDRVFNPKVIAVIGDKKANGYSWLKSLAHFTGKLYSVQIDENEMPGIVEMGVTNVKSLMDIPEPVDFVVCAVPRKVLPRVLEDCIRKEVGGVTAFTSGFAETDEEGKRMQQQIAERANAAGLPLIDPNCMGIFRPKLGIRHGVDQYYGETGPVGVIAQSGGQATFITTGARANGLRTSKSVSFGNAAVLEAADFLEYLGQDEETRAIAMYIEGVRDGRRFFRTLRQVAPRKPVIIWRGGQTEDGARAARSHTGSLASSMAIWDAVARQCGAIRADTLDDVLDYLKAMVFIKPSTGDRVGLISMSGGQAVVTADAFARVGLRVPALTERSYAELASFFNVIGGSYRNPLDVSWNFNSTDLAQRLLGILQADENIDAVSMEFGVGAMQRRWRRDPAFAEGLLNYLVRYKEESPKPFFITLFPGKWEAEALEIREKLQERGIATYPSFQRSANAYRRLVDYYRAHAREA, from the coding sequence GTGATACCCGACCTCACCCACAAGCTCGACCGCGTCTTCAACCCGAAGGTGATAGCGGTCATCGGCGACAAGAAGGCCAACGGCTACTCGTGGCTCAAGTCGCTGGCGCACTTCACCGGCAAGCTCTATTCCGTGCAGATAGACGAGAACGAGATGCCCGGCATCGTCGAGATGGGCGTGACCAACGTCAAGAGCCTGATGGACATACCGGAGCCGGTGGACTTCGTCGTGTGCGCCGTGCCGCGCAAGGTGCTCCCGCGCGTGCTGGAGGACTGCATCCGCAAGGAGGTGGGCGGCGTCACCGCGTTCACGTCCGGCTTCGCGGAGACGGACGAAGAGGGCAAGCGCATGCAGCAGCAGATAGCGGAACGGGCCAACGCCGCCGGTCTGCCCCTCATCGACCCCAACTGCATGGGCATCTTCCGGCCCAAGCTCGGCATCCGGCACGGCGTGGACCAGTACTACGGCGAGACCGGCCCCGTGGGCGTCATCGCGCAGAGCGGCGGGCAGGCCACATTCATCACGACCGGCGCCCGCGCTAACGGTCTGCGCACCAGCAAGTCCGTCAGCTTCGGCAACGCCGCCGTCCTGGAGGCCGCCGACTTCCTGGAGTACCTGGGACAGGACGAGGAGACGCGGGCCATCGCCATGTACATCGAAGGCGTGCGCGACGGGCGGCGCTTCTTCCGCACGCTGCGGCAGGTTGCGCCGCGCAAGCCGGTCATCATCTGGCGCGGCGGCCAGACGGAGGACGGCGCCCGCGCCGCGCGCTCCCACACCGGCTCGCTCGCCAGCTCGATGGCTATCTGGGACGCCGTCGCGCGCCAGTGCGGGGCCATCCGCGCGGACACGCTCGACGACGTGCTGGACTACCTGAAGGCGATGGTCTTCATCAAGCCGTCCACGGGCGACCGCGTCGGACTCATCTCCATGAGCGGCGGGCAGGCAGTGGTCACCGCGGACGCCTTCGCGCGGGTCGGGCTGCGCGTGCCGGCGCTTACCGAGCGCTCCTACGCCGAGCTCGCGAGCTTCTTCAACGTCATCGGCGGCAGCTATCGCAACCCGCTCGACGTAAGCTGGAACTTCAACTCCACGGACCTGGCCCAGCGGCTCCTCGGCATCCTGCAGGCCGACGAGAACATTGACGCGGTCAGCATGGAGTTCGGCGTGGGCGCGATGCAGCGGCGCTGGCGGCGCGACCCGGCCTTCGCGGAGGGGCTGCTTAACTACCTGGTGCGCTACAAGGAGGAGTCGCCGAAGCCCTTCTTCATCACCCTCTTTCCCGGCAAGTGGGAAGCCGAGGCCCTGGAGATACGGGAGAAGCTACAGGAGCGGGGCATCGCCACATACCCCAGCTTCCAGCGCAGCGCCAACGCATACCGGCGGCTGGTGGACTACTACCGCGCCCACGCCCGCGAGGCGTAG
- a CDS encoding acetate--CoA ligase family protein, which produces MSQASVLAAARSEKRTLLTEVESKALLKEAGVPVVDTRLARTREEAAAIAKEIGYPVALKVVSPDIAHKSDIGGVKLGLRTEKQTAKAFDDIMKAVQARQPNARVHGVAVQKMARPGVEVIVGLSKDAQFGPVVMFGLGGIFVEVLKDVSFRIVPLLRRDAREMIREIKGFPVLQGIRGQEAVDIAALEDILLKVSELAERHPEIKELDLNPILAYKDGAVAVDARVVLEGETPS; this is translated from the coding sequence ATGTCCCAGGCCAGCGTGCTCGCCGCCGCGCGCAGCGAGAAGCGTACCCTGCTCACGGAGGTGGAGTCCAAGGCCCTTCTCAAGGAGGCGGGCGTGCCCGTGGTGGACACGCGCCTTGCCCGCACCCGCGAGGAGGCCGCGGCAATCGCAAAGGAGATAGGATATCCCGTCGCGCTCAAAGTCGTGTCGCCGGACATCGCGCACAAAAGCGACATCGGCGGCGTGAAGCTGGGGCTGCGCACGGAGAAGCAGACCGCAAAGGCGTTCGACGACATCATGAAGGCGGTGCAGGCCCGCCAGCCGAACGCCCGCGTCCACGGCGTGGCGGTGCAGAAGATGGCGCGCCCCGGCGTGGAGGTCATCGTCGGCCTGTCGAAGGACGCCCAGTTCGGGCCGGTGGTCATGTTCGGGCTCGGCGGCATCTTCGTCGAAGTCCTCAAGGACGTCAGCTTCCGCATCGTCCCACTGCTGCGGCGCGACGCCCGCGAGATGATCCGCGAGATCAAGGGCTTCCCGGTGCTCCAGGGCATCCGCGGCCAGGAGGCCGTGGACATCGCCGCCCTAGAGGACATCCTGCTCAAGGTGTCGGAGCTGGCCGAGCGCCACCCGGAAATCAAGGAGCTTGACCTGAACCCCATCCTCGCCTACAAGGACGGCGCCGTGGCCGTGGACGCGCGCGTCGTGCTGGAGGGGGAGACGCCGTCGTGA
- a CDS encoding cupin domain-containing protein, translated as MKVQKMSAVKKEAFVVPLMTGTDVTRQTLVPESTDFSIAIINFGKGIRNKFHTHSSDQVLLVTEGTGYVVTDQEKRKVNVGDIILVTAGEKHWHGAGPESAFSHITLTKPGNKLVQLED; from the coding sequence ATGAAAGTCCAGAAGATGAGTGCTGTCAAGAAAGAGGCGTTCGTCGTGCCGCTCATGACGGGCACGGACGTGACACGGCAGACCCTGGTGCCGGAGAGCACCGACTTCAGCATCGCCATCATAAACTTCGGCAAGGGGATACGAAACAAGTTCCACACCCACAGCAGCGACCAGGTGCTGTTGGTCACGGAAGGGACGGGCTACGTCGTCACCGATCAAGAGAAGCGCAAGGTGAACGTGGGCGACATCATTCTGGTCACCGCGGGCGAGAAGCACTGGCACGGCGCAGGCCCGGAGTCCGCGTTCTCCCACATCACGCTCACCAAGCCGGGCAACAAGCTCGTCCAACTCGAAGACTAA
- the secF gene encoding protein translocase subunit SecF, whose translation MLDIVGKRYIYLTVSAIIILVGLVSIAIPPSFRVGIDFTGGSTLTVRFQEQVDQARVRDTLTSLGQTDAIISRLGGKAYFIQTRHLKDATRDAQGNVVDPGEKDNLVAGLKKLGAIEGTPEFSSVSPVVSAESVRNAILAVLAACVGIMIYIWYAFRKAGRGFRYGVCALVALLHDVLVSLGVYSIFGKTIGSEVNSIFIVALLTVVGFSIHDTIVVFDRIRENLTKGISKDFEQVVNYSVLETMARSISTSMTLLFTVSALLLFGGSTLRDFMLILLVGVTVGTYSSIFIASQIMVIWEKGEIPAFFRRLRGGSAQKQAA comes from the coding sequence TTGCTGGACATCGTCGGAAAGCGGTATATATACCTGACCGTCTCGGCCATCATCATCCTCGTAGGCCTCGTCTCCATCGCCATCCCTCCGTCCTTCCGGGTGGGCATTGATTTCACGGGCGGGTCAACGCTGACCGTGCGCTTCCAGGAGCAGGTGGACCAGGCGCGAGTCCGCGACACCCTGACCAGCCTGGGCCAGACCGACGCTATCATATCGAGGCTGGGCGGCAAGGCGTACTTCATCCAGACGCGACATCTCAAGGACGCCACGCGGGACGCGCAGGGCAATGTCGTGGATCCGGGCGAAAAGGACAACCTCGTAGCAGGTCTGAAGAAGCTCGGCGCCATTGAAGGCACACCCGAGTTCTCGTCCGTCTCGCCCGTGGTGTCGGCGGAGTCGGTACGGAACGCCATACTGGCCGTGCTGGCCGCTTGCGTGGGCATCATGATTTACATCTGGTACGCCTTCCGCAAGGCGGGTCGCGGGTTCCGCTACGGGGTGTGCGCGCTGGTCGCTCTTCTCCACGACGTACTGGTGTCGCTGGGGGTGTACTCCATCTTCGGCAAGACCATCGGCTCCGAGGTGAACAGCATCTTCATCGTCGCGCTGCTCACAGTGGTGGGCTTCAGCATCCATGACACCATCGTGGTCTTCGACCGGATACGCGAGAACCTGACCAAAGGCATCAGTAAGGACTTCGAGCAGGTGGTCAACTACAGCGTGCTGGAGACGATGGCGCGCTCCATCAGCACCAGCATGACGCTGCTGTTCACCGTGTCCGCGCTGCTGCTCTTCGGCGGGTCAACCCTGCGCGACTTCATGCTCATCCTGCTGGTAGGCGTGACGGTGGGCACGTACAGCTCGATCTTCATCGCCAGCCAGATCATGGTCATCTGGGAGAAGGGCGAGATTCCCGCCTTCTTCCGGCGTCTGCGCGGCGGGTCGGCCCAGAAGCAGGCGGCCTAG
- the secD gene encoding protein translocase subunit SecD, which translates to MLLRRNSQVLFGIIILTILALAVVFTDPLRIDVLGLRRGGTGSPLGMVLGLDLRGGTHLVYEAVRQPGAPPITPEQMHGVVNIIEQRVNAYGVTEPIVQQMGDDRVLVELPGIKNIDEAKNLIGKTAQLEFKEQVTADGKTDWAPAKAEIKGEQVALTGRFLKPNSQISLDPQTGLPLVHFEWNDDGAKLFEQITARLVGKPLGIFLDNQRISSPTVRAVIRDKGVIEGMALDEARLLSIQLNAGALPVPVKVIQEQDMDATLGADSLQRSLVAGYIGLGLVLLFMLIYYRVPGFLAGMALVIYTLLNMALFKLFPVTLTLTGIAAFILSIGMAVDANILIFERMKEELRAGRTLAAAIEAGFSRAWPSIRDSNLSTMITCGILYWFGDKLGAPVVKGFALTLFIGVSVSMFSAVFITRVFMRAIARTALMRAAALFSRA; encoded by the coding sequence GTGCTGTTACGCCGGAATAGCCAAGTCCTCTTTGGAATCATCATCCTGACCATCCTGGCCCTCGCGGTGGTCTTCACCGACCCCTTGCGCATTGACGTGCTGGGGCTGCGCCGCGGCGGCACCGGAAGCCCCCTGGGCATGGTGCTGGGCCTGGACCTGCGGGGCGGGACACACCTCGTCTATGAGGCCGTGCGCCAGCCCGGAGCGCCACCTATCACCCCCGAGCAGATGCACGGCGTAGTGAACATCATTGAGCAGCGCGTGAACGCGTACGGGGTCACCGAACCCATCGTGCAACAGATGGGCGACGACCGGGTGCTGGTCGAGCTTCCCGGCATCAAGAACATTGACGAGGCCAAGAACCTCATCGGCAAGACGGCCCAACTGGAGTTCAAAGAGCAGGTGACTGCGGACGGCAAGACGGACTGGGCGCCCGCCAAGGCCGAGATCAAAGGCGAGCAGGTCGCCCTCACGGGCCGGTTCCTGAAGCCAAACTCACAGATTTCCCTGGACCCTCAGACGGGCCTGCCGCTGGTTCACTTTGAGTGGAACGACGACGGGGCGAAGCTGTTTGAGCAGATCACCGCCCGGCTGGTGGGCAAGCCCCTGGGCATCTTCCTGGACAACCAGCGCATCTCGTCGCCCACGGTGCGGGCGGTCATCCGCGACAAGGGCGTCATTGAGGGCATGGCCCTGGATGAAGCGCGTCTCCTCTCTATTCAGCTCAACGCGGGCGCGCTGCCCGTCCCCGTCAAGGTTATCCAGGAGCAGGACATGGACGCCACCCTGGGCGCCGACTCTCTGCAGCGCAGCCTGGTGGCGGGATACATTGGCCTGGGGCTGGTGCTGCTGTTCATGCTTATTTACTATCGCGTGCCGGGGTTCTTGGCCGGCATGGCCCTGGTCATCTACACGTTACTGAACATGGCTCTGTTCAAGCTGTTCCCCGTGACGCTGACCCTCACGGGCATCGCGGCGTTCATTCTGTCCATAGGCATGGCGGTGGACGCCAACATCCTCATCTTCGAGAGGATGAAGGAGGAACTGCGCGCGGGCCGGACGCTGGCCGCGGCCATTGAGGCAGGGTTCTCCCGGGCGTGGCCCTCCATACGGGACAGCAACCTGTCCACCATGATCACCTGCGGCATCCTCTACTGGTTCGGCGACAAGCTGGGGGCGCCCGTGGTCAAGGGCTTCGCCCTGACCCTGTTCATCGGCGTCTCCGTGAGCATGTTCAGCGCGGTCTTCATCACCCGTGTCTTCATGCGGGCCATTGCCCGGACGGCTCTGATGCGGGCCGCCGCCCTCTTCAGCCGCGCCTAA
- a CDS encoding HD domain-containing protein — translation MPPILPRKDAPDHQRPGPDPELRSLLSRVRRFFSDNGVSAYLVGGFVRDLLLGRPTHDVDIAVDGDALDLSRRLADGLGGAWVLMDAENNVGRVVLTLESGARFYLDISRLQGGPAASLAQALRADLARRDFTANALAAPLDALDGDISAALVDTCEGRADIEARVLRAVSDHTFSDDPVRLLRGVRFMAGLDFRMDPGTEALARRDAPLLARATPERARDEFLRTLALPFADRHLRLMDSLGILDVLLPELGAGRGCSQPKEHHWDVFNHSIEAVAAVESVLRQRSDAYAPAGRMPWAADIAAHFQEEVSDGHSRATLLKLAALLHDVAKPETRTVDTDGRIRFLGHHVLGAERVQRIAERMRMGSRGVRLLTLMVEHHLRPAAMSGDTDDMPTRRALYRYFRDAADAAMDTLYLNAADFLAARGPTLDTQSWESYCQRIAYALEWREQQKARTPPAAPRLVDGKALMEALGLPPGPVVGQLLDALREAEAVGEIADRYAALDLARRLLPQLQKSRRMP, via the coding sequence ATGCCCCCCATCCTTCCGCGGAAGGACGCGCCAGACCACCAGCGTCCCGGGCCTGACCCAGAATTGCGCTCCCTCCTGTCCCGCGTCCGGCGGTTCTTCTCCGACAACGGCGTGTCCGCCTACCTGGTCGGCGGATTCGTGCGCGACCTTCTCCTGGGACGGCCCACCCACGATGTGGACATCGCCGTGGACGGCGACGCGCTCGACCTCAGCCGACGCCTCGCCGACGGCCTGGGCGGCGCATGGGTGCTGATGGACGCGGAGAACAACGTCGGGCGCGTGGTGCTTACTCTGGAATCCGGCGCCCGCTTCTATCTGGACATCTCCCGTCTGCAAGGCGGCCCCGCGGCCAGCCTGGCGCAGGCCCTCCGCGCCGACCTGGCCCGCCGCGACTTCACCGCCAACGCCCTGGCCGCGCCGCTCGACGCGCTGGACGGCGATATCTCCGCCGCGCTCGTGGACACCTGCGAAGGGCGCGCGGACATTGAGGCGCGCGTTCTGCGCGCCGTCTCGGACCACACCTTCTCGGACGACCCGGTGCGCCTGCTCCGCGGGGTGCGCTTCATGGCGGGGCTGGACTTCCGCATGGACCCGGGAACGGAAGCGCTGGCGCGCCGGGACGCTCCGCTCCTGGCGCGGGCGACGCCGGAGCGCGCCCGGGACGAGTTCCTGCGCACACTGGCCCTCCCCTTCGCCGACCGGCACCTCCGCCTCATGGACAGCCTGGGCATCCTGGACGTCCTGCTGCCGGAGCTCGGCGCGGGACGCGGCTGCTCCCAGCCCAAGGAGCACCACTGGGACGTCTTCAACCACAGCATCGAAGCGGTGGCCGCCGTCGAGAGCGTGCTGCGCCAGAGGTCGGACGCCTATGCTCCCGCCGGGCGCATGCCGTGGGCCGCGGACATAGCCGCGCACTTCCAGGAGGAGGTCAGCGACGGCCACTCGCGCGCGACGCTGCTGAAGCTGGCCGCGCTGCTGCACGACGTGGCCAAGCCCGAGACCCGGACGGTGGACACCGACGGGCGCATCCGCTTCCTGGGCCACCATGTCCTGGGCGCCGAGCGCGTCCAGAGGATAGCGGAGCGGATGCGCATGGGCAGCCGGGGCGTCAGGCTGCTGACGCTCATGGTGGAGCACCACCTGCGTCCCGCCGCCATGAGCGGGGACACGGATGACATGCCCACCCGCCGCGCCCTCTATCGCTACTTCCGCGACGCCGCCGACGCCGCCATGGACACGCTCTACCTGAACGCCGCCGACTTCCTGGCGGCCCGCGGGCCCACCCTTGATACGCAAAGCTGGGAAAGCTACTGCCAGCGCATCGCGTACGCGCTGGAGTGGCGGGAGCAGCAGAAGGCACGAACGCCACCGGCGGCGCCACGGCTGGTGGACGGCAAGGCGCTCATGGAGGCGCTGGGCCTGCCGCCCGGGCCCGTGGTGGGCCAGCTATTGGACGCGCTTCGGGAGGCGGAGGCTGTCGGAGAGATAGCGGACAGGTATGCCGCCCTGGACCTGGCGCGGCGGCTCCTGCCGCAGTTGCAAAAGTCGCGCCGCATGCCATAA
- a CDS encoding ABC transporter permease, whose product MQRETPLIAAPAPNSVARVFAYLRRFAHASPIGAVGGVIALVMLVTAVTAPVLAPQNPYKINYDRLFASPGAQFLLGSDEFGRDVLSRVIYGARISLYVAVLSVAIGQVGGTFFGVISGYFGGRADMAIQRVMDTFMSLPALVLALAIMAALGASVDNVVLAIAIVQVPRTARIMRSSALIIRANQFIEAARAVGCSHWRILTLHMLPNCMAPFIVISTAALGQAILTEGSLSFLGMGTPPPTPSWGAMLAGAGLEYAEKAPWLGIFPGLAMTLAVFGFNLLGDTLRDVLDPRMRKL is encoded by the coding sequence ATGCAGCGCGAGACGCCTCTTATTGCTGCCCCAGCCCCCAACAGCGTCGCGCGTGTGTTCGCTTACCTGCGGAGGTTCGCCCACGCCAGCCCCATTGGAGCGGTCGGTGGCGTCATCGCGCTGGTGATGCTGGTGACGGCGGTCACGGCCCCCGTTCTCGCGCCCCAGAACCCCTACAAAATCAACTATGACAGGCTGTTCGCGTCGCCCGGCGCCCAGTTCCTGCTCGGCTCCGACGAGTTCGGGCGGGACGTCCTGAGCCGCGTCATCTACGGCGCTCGGATCTCCCTCTACGTGGCCGTCCTGTCGGTTGCGATCGGCCAGGTGGGAGGCACCTTCTTCGGTGTTATCAGCGGCTACTTCGGAGGGCGCGCCGATATGGCCATCCAGCGGGTCATGGACACGTTCATGTCCCTGCCCGCGCTGGTGCTGGCGCTGGCCATCATGGCGGCCCTCGGGGCCTCCGTGGACAACGTCGTCCTGGCTATCGCCATCGTCCAGGTGCCCAGGACTGCCCGGATCATGCGGTCATCTGCACTGATCATCCGTGCGAACCAATTCATTGAGGCGGCGCGCGCCGTGGGTTGCTCCCACTGGCGTATCCTGACCTTGCACATGCTGCCCAACTGCATGGCGCCGTTCATCGTCATTTCGACGGCGGCCCTGGGCCAGGCCATCCTGACGGAAGGGTCGTTGAGCTTCCTGGGGATGGGCACGCCACCGCCCACCCCGTCGTGGGGCGCCATGCTCGCCGGCGCGGGGCTGGAGTACGCGGAGAAAGCCCCGTGGCTGGGCATCTTCCCCGGTCTGGCCATGACCCTGGCCGTCTTCGGATTCAACCTGTTGGGCGACACCCTGCGCGACGTGCTCGACCCCCGCATGCGGAAGCTGTAG
- the purE gene encoding 5-(carboxyamino)imidazole ribonucleotide mutase — MQPLVAVIMGSKSDWETMTHAAQTLDKLGVPYEVRVLSAHRTPDELAAYAESAETRGLEVIIAGAGGAAALPGAIAAKTALPVLGVPMESQSLKGMDSLLSMVQMPAGIPVGTLAIGKAGAINAALLASAILANKHADVRRALRDYRKAQSQAVLDNPDPWAK, encoded by the coding sequence ATGCAGCCACTCGTTGCCGTCATCATGGGGTCGAAGTCGGACTGGGAGACCATGACGCACGCCGCGCAGACGCTCGACAAGCTGGGGGTCCCGTACGAGGTGCGCGTGCTCTCGGCGCACCGCACTCCCGACGAGCTTGCCGCCTACGCGGAGTCGGCGGAAACGCGCGGGCTGGAGGTCATCATCGCGGGAGCGGGTGGCGCGGCGGCGCTGCCCGGAGCTATCGCCGCGAAGACCGCGTTGCCTGTCCTTGGCGTGCCCATGGAGTCGCAATCGCTGAAGGGGATGGACTCGCTGCTCTCGATGGTGCAGATGCCCGCGGGCATTCCGGTGGGCACGCTCGCCATCGGCAAGGCGGGCGCCATCAACGCGGCGCTGCTCGCCTCGGCCATCCTCGCGAACAAGCACGCGGACGTCCGCCGCGCGCTGCGCGACTACCGCAAGGCGCAATCGCAGGCGGTGTTGGACAACCCCGACCCGTGGGCGAAGTAG
- a CDS encoding TerC family protein: MADQLWLWLGFGAFVFGLLALDLGVFHRKAHVVGFREASIWTGVWIGLALAFNAWVYLARGPEQGLQFLTAYLIEKSLSVDNIFVFLAIFTYFHVPREYQHKVLFWGILGALIMRAVFIAVGITLLERFHWTMYIFGAFLVFTGVKLALQKKEMDVHPERNPVLRLFRKMVPVTENYEGDRFFLKRAGRLFATPLFVALLMVEMTDVVFAVDSIPAVLAITTDPFIVYTSNVFAILGLRALYFALAGIMPMFRHLHFGLAVVLAFIGGKMLAQEAFDFKMPMALSLGVVAGVLALSVLVSVIWPQAAKGAPAEL; encoded by the coding sequence ATGGCTGACCAGTTGTGGCTGTGGCTCGGCTTCGGCGCGTTTGTCTTTGGCCTGCTGGCGCTGGACCTGGGCGTCTTTCACCGCAAGGCGCATGTGGTGGGGTTCCGCGAGGCGTCCATCTGGACGGGTGTGTGGATAGGGCTGGCGCTGGCGTTCAACGCGTGGGTGTACCTCGCGCGCGGGCCGGAGCAGGGGCTTCAGTTCCTCACGGCCTACCTCATCGAGAAGTCCCTGAGCGTGGACAACATCTTCGTCTTCCTGGCCATCTTCACCTACTTCCACGTCCCGCGCGAGTACCAGCACAAGGTCCTTTTCTGGGGCATCCTGGGCGCGCTTATCATGCGCGCGGTGTTCATCGCCGTGGGCATCACGTTGCTGGAGCGGTTCCACTGGACGATGTACATTTTCGGCGCGTTCCTCGTCTTCACCGGCGTGAAGCTGGCGCTGCAAAAGAAGGAGATGGACGTCCACCCGGAGCGGAACCCCGTCCTGCGGCTTTTCCGAAAAATGGTCCCCGTGACCGAGAACTACGAGGGCGACAGGTTCTTCCTGAAGCGGGCCGGGCGGCTGTTCGCCACGCCGCTCTTCGTGGCGCTGCTCATGGTGGAGATGACCGACGTGGTCTTTGCCGTGGACTCCATCCCCGCCGTGCTGGCCATCACGACCGACCCGTTCATCGTTTACACGTCGAACGTGTTCGCCATCCTGGGCCTGCGGGCGCTGTACTTCGCGCTGGCGGGCATCATGCCAATGTTCCGCCACCTGCACTTCGGCCTGGCGGTGGTGCTCGCGTTCATCGGTGGGAAGATGCTGGCGCAGGAGGCGTTCGACTTCAAGATGCCAATGGCGCTATCGCTGGGCGTCGTGGCGGGCGTGCTGGCGCTGTCGGTGCTGGTGTCGGTCATCTGGCCGCAGGCGGCGAAAGGCGCGCCCGCGGAGCTATGA
- the def gene encoding peptide deformylase, with protein MAVLPIRTIPDPVLRQKAKRIRNINESIQKLIDDMIDTMRAAGGVGLAANQVGAPVRLMIVDIPDEGPVAIINPKLTATENEDAAEEGCLSVPGYRGELKRYLKATIEGVDRYGKSVRYTAEGYFAQAFQHETDHLNGVLYIDRIEDPSKLYRVQPGQEEAEAEELASASAQAPPA; from the coding sequence ATGGCGGTCTTGCCCATCCGGACCATACCTGACCCGGTGCTCCGCCAGAAGGCGAAGCGCATCAGGAACATAAACGAGTCCATTCAGAAGCTCATTGACGACATGATTGACACCATGCGGGCGGCTGGCGGCGTGGGACTGGCGGCCAACCAGGTGGGCGCGCCCGTGCGGCTCATGATCGTGGACATACCTGACGAAGGCCCCGTCGCCATCATCAACCCCAAGCTGACGGCCACCGAGAACGAGGACGCGGCGGAGGAGGGCTGCCTCAGTGTGCCCGGCTATCGCGGCGAGCTGAAGCGGTACCTCAAGGCCACCATCGAGGGCGTGGACCGCTACGGCAAGTCGGTGCGCTATACGGCGGAGGGCTACTTCGCGCAGGCCTTCCAGCACGAGACCGACCACCTCAACGGCGTCCTCTACATAGACCGGATAGAAGACCCCAGCAAGCTCTACCGTGTGCAGCCCGGGCAGGAGGAGGCAGAGGCCGAGGAGCTCGCCAGCGCTTCCGCCCAGGCTCCCCCGGCGTAG